In Phaeobacter piscinae, one genomic interval encodes:
- a CDS encoding phosphatidylglycerol lysyltransferase domain-containing protein codes for MLRRLTNAARALTRTAVRGARLLLPVAAMIGCLMLLQAHVALPDLPQLRSILGDLAGWQWAGALLATGISFWALGRYDSVAHRHLGTGLDGPQARRAGMIAIAISQTLGFGLVTGAFARWRMLKGLRPLRAAQLTGMVAITFLIALAGICGAALLLSPPPVSSLWLGFTILLATCAMIAAMVAVPVVRIGRMTLRWPSLTAIAALGFWAMIDVIAAGSALWLLLPAGVDLPLAALLPAYFLALGVAILSSAPGGAGAFELALCAMLPTHATAEIIAAILAFRLVYYLLPAVLAGLCLCWPALTLLASNIAETTLPADDPQALSGSAMRPASHLPPNRPIAEAAVIRQNGGHIHAFGLNQVALVDSPQASIALFGAVSGHLAEVLPGLRQHAKLRNAVACLYKCTARDAAICRRARWRVLRIAQEAVLLPEKFSESGSSRRQLRRKLRQAEKAEVRVLPAAPELPIEQMAQIDAAWQAAHGGANGTTMGRFQAEYLAQQQVFIAWHRERMVGFVSFHAIAHEWCLDLVRLLPDAPDGTGHALIRVAIAEAAELQIPRLSLAAVPDHRLAQRLDPGLRRFKTCFAPRWEDRYVAAPSVLHLAIALGELLRLVHHPVPLPRWSEPADEGTTSPSSLSETLADPAIATEESLWWTFERRAAATRNRRRSAANQGLQSYDDNGSQHHSDPPHNEDEENEIALTRRA; via the coding sequence ATGCTCAGACGCCTGACCAATGCCGCCCGCGCACTGACGCGGACCGCCGTGCGCGGCGCACGTCTGTTGCTGCCAGTTGCGGCGATGATCGGCTGTCTGATGCTGTTGCAGGCCCATGTTGCATTGCCTGATCTGCCACAGCTGCGCAGTATTCTGGGCGACCTAGCTGGCTGGCAATGGGCTGGTGCCCTGCTTGCCACGGGGATCAGTTTTTGGGCGCTGGGGCGCTATGACAGTGTCGCGCATCGCCATCTTGGAACCGGGCTGGACGGGCCTCAGGCGCGCCGCGCTGGCATGATCGCCATCGCAATTTCCCAGACCCTGGGATTTGGACTGGTCACCGGTGCCTTTGCACGCTGGCGCATGCTGAAGGGACTGCGCCCGCTGCGTGCGGCGCAGCTCACCGGTATGGTTGCGATTACGTTTCTCATTGCCCTGGCCGGGATCTGTGGCGCAGCCTTGCTGCTGAGCCCGCCGCCTGTCTCCAGCCTTTGGCTGGGCTTTACCATCCTTCTGGCGACATGTGCGATGATCGCCGCCATGGTGGCTGTGCCGGTGGTGCGTATCGGTCGGATGACCCTGCGCTGGCCCTCGCTGACGGCCATTGCCGCGCTGGGATTCTGGGCGATGATTGATGTGATCGCCGCCGGCAGCGCCCTGTGGCTATTGCTGCCCGCGGGTGTTGACCTGCCGCTTGCGGCGCTGCTGCCTGCCTATTTCCTGGCACTCGGCGTGGCGATACTCTCCTCTGCTCCCGGCGGTGCTGGTGCGTTTGAGCTGGCGCTCTGTGCAATGTTGCCGACACATGCCACGGCGGAAATCATTGCCGCGATCCTTGCCTTTCGGCTGGTTTATTACCTTCTTCCGGCGGTGCTGGCCGGTCTCTGCCTGTGTTGGCCCGCACTGACACTTCTGGCGTCGAACATCGCAGAAACCACCCTGCCCGCGGACGATCCGCAGGCACTGAGTGGCAGTGCCATGCGACCAGCCTCACATCTGCCACCGAACCGGCCCATCGCGGAGGCCGCCGTGATCCGGCAAAACGGTGGACATATCCATGCCTTCGGCCTCAATCAGGTGGCGCTGGTGGACAGTCCGCAGGCTTCAATCGCGCTTTTTGGCGCGGTGAGCGGTCATTTGGCGGAGGTGCTGCCAGGGCTGCGTCAGCATGCCAAGCTCCGCAACGCGGTGGCTTGTCTTTATAAATGCACCGCCCGGGATGCCGCAATATGTCGGCGTGCCCGCTGGCGGGTGCTGCGGATCGCACAGGAGGCGGTGCTACTGCCTGAAAAATTCAGCGAGAGCGGCTCCAGCCGCCGACAGCTGCGCCGCAAACTGCGGCAGGCCGAAAAAGCTGAGGTCCGTGTCCTGCCCGCAGCGCCGGAACTGCCAATTGAACAGATGGCTCAGATTGATGCGGCCTGGCAGGCCGCGCATGGCGGTGCCAACGGCACCACGATGGGCCGGTTTCAGGCGGAATATCTGGCGCAGCAGCAGGTGTTCATCGCCTGGCATCGGGAGCGCATGGTCGGATTTGTCAGCTTCCATGCCATCGCCCATGAATGGTGCCTGGATCTGGTGCGCTTGCTGCCGGACGCCCCGGATGGCACTGGCCATGCTCTGATCCGCGTCGCGATCGCCGAAGCCGCCGAACTTCAGATCCCGCGCCTGTCGCTGGCGGCGGTGCCCGATCATCGCCTCGCCCAACGCCTGGACCCTGGCCTGCGCCGCTTCAAGACATGCTTTGCACCACGGTGGGAGGACCGGTATGTCGCCGCGCCCTCCGTGCTGCATTTGGCCATCGCCTTGGGCGAGCTGTTGCGGCTGGTGCATCACCCGGTACCGTTACCTCGTTGGTCAGAACCAGCCGACGAAGGCACCACCAGCCCCAGCAGCCTATCCGAAACGCTCGCCGATCCGGCAATCGCCACCGAAGAGAGCCTGTGGTGGACATTTGAACGGCGCGCTGCAGCGACACGTAACCGGCGCAGGTCCGCAGCAAATCAGGGCCTGCAAAGCTACGATGACAACGGATCCCAGCACCACAGTGATCCGCCTCATAATGAAGATGAAGAAAATGAAATTGCCCTCACCCGCCGTGCATGA
- the bmt gene encoding betaine--homocysteine S-methyltransferase, which produces MTNTFTTLLETKDALLADGATGTNLFNMGLQSGDAPELWNVDEPKKITALYQGSVDAGSDLFLTNTFGGTAARLKLHDAHRRVRELNVAGAELGRNVADRSERKIAVAGSVGPTGEIMQPVGELSHALAVEMFHEQAEALKEGGVDVLWLETISAPEEYRAAAEAFKLADMPWCGTMSFDTAGRTMMGVTSADMAQLVEEFDPAPLAFGANCGTGASDILRTVLGFAAQGTTRPIISKGNAGIPKYVDGHIHYDGTPALMGEYAAMARDCGAKIIGGCCGTMPDHLRAMREALDTRPRGEQPTLERIVEVLGPFTSDSDGTGEDTAPERRSRRGRRRG; this is translated from the coding sequence ATGACCAATACATTCACCACCCTGCTGGAGACCAAGGACGCCCTGCTTGCAGATGGGGCCACCGGCACTAACCTATTCAACATGGGCCTGCAGTCCGGTGATGCGCCGGAACTTTGGAATGTGGATGAACCAAAGAAAATTACCGCGCTCTACCAGGGGTCGGTTGATGCGGGCAGTGATCTGTTCCTGACCAATACTTTTGGCGGGACGGCTGCGCGGCTGAAACTGCACGATGCCCACCGCCGGGTGCGCGAGTTGAACGTCGCAGGGGCTGAGTTGGGCCGCAATGTCGCGGATCGCTCTGAGCGCAAGATCGCAGTGGCTGGCTCCGTTGGCCCGACCGGTGAAATCATGCAGCCCGTGGGGGAGCTGAGCCACGCGCTGGCGGTCGAGATGTTCCATGAGCAGGCCGAAGCGCTAAAAGAGGGCGGCGTTGATGTTTTGTGGCTAGAGACGATCTCTGCCCCGGAAGAATACCGCGCCGCCGCCGAAGCGTTCAAACTGGCAGATATGCCCTGGTGTGGCACCATGAGTTTTGACACTGCCGGGCGCACCATGATGGGGGTCACCTCTGCCGATATGGCCCAGCTGGTTGAGGAGTTTGACCCCGCGCCCCTGGCCTTTGGCGCCAATTGCGGCACCGGGGCGTCCGACATTCTGCGCACTGTCCTTGGGTTCGCGGCACAGGGGACAACCCGCCCGATCATTTCCAAAGGCAATGCCGGGATCCCGAAATATGTCGATGGCCATATCCACTATGACGGCACGCCAGCCCTGATGGGGGAATATGCAGCCATGGCACGGGATTGCGGCGCCAAGATCATTGGCGGCTGCTGTGGCACCATGCCGGATCACCTGCGCGCCATGCGCGAGGCGCTGGACACCCGGCCCCGTGGCGAACAGCCAACACTGGAGCGGATTGTTGAGGTTCTCGGCCCGTTCACCTCAGACAGTGACGGCACCGGTGAGGACACCGCCCCTGAACGCCGCAGCCGTCGCGGTCGCCGTCGCGGCTGA
- a CDS encoding DUF1476 domain-containing protein, giving the protein MTTFDDREQAFEAKYAHDEEMQFKAQARCNKLLGLWAAGLMGKTGADAEAYALEVIKSDFEEAGFEDVLRKVSSDLQGRASAEDVREQRAALLPEAKAQVLNDNS; this is encoded by the coding sequence ATGACCACATTCGACGACCGCGAACAGGCGTTTGAGGCAAAATATGCCCATGATGAGGAAATGCAATTTAAGGCGCAGGCGCGCTGTAACAAGCTGCTGGGGCTTTGGGCGGCAGGCCTGATGGGAAAAACCGGTGCCGATGCCGAGGCTTATGCGCTGGAGGTCATCAAGTCCGATTTCGAGGAAGCCGGGTTCGAAGATGTGCTGCGCAAGGTCAGCAGCGATCTGCAAGGGCGTGCCAGCGCGGAGGACGTGCGGGAGCAGCGAGCCGCCTTGCTGCCAGAAGCCAAGGCGCAGGTCCTGAACGACAACAGCTGA
- a CDS encoding PA0069 family radical SAM protein translates to MTEILTPPPQRRKARASLSNAAGRFDMTRDAIDDGWGDLRDSVPDHEDVGLPRIETDIRHEVARSLIAYNKSPDLPFDRSINTYRGCEHGCIYCFARPSHAYLGLSPGLDFETRLIARPNAAEVLRRELSQPRYRVAPIAIGTNTDPYQPCERDLGLTRACLEVLEAFSHPVAIVTKGTLIERDLDILSAMATRGLVRVGISVTTLDANLSRRMEPRAPSPARRLATIRRLSDAGVPVRIMTSPIVPGLTDHELEALLAAGAEAGADAASWIMLRLPREVSELWQEWLAEHVPLRAEKVMARLREMHGGRDYDPRWGHRMRGEGPYAEVIANRFKTACKRLELLQKSPDLRRDLFAKPAQAGDQLALF, encoded by the coding sequence ATGACTGAGATTTTGACGCCCCCGCCACAACGTCGCAAAGCCCGCGCCAGCCTCAGCAATGCGGCAGGGCGGTTTGATATGACACGCGATGCCATCGACGACGGCTGGGGCGACCTGCGGGATTCGGTACCGGATCACGAGGACGTAGGCCTCCCCCGGATAGAAACCGACATTCGCCACGAGGTGGCCCGGTCACTGATCGCCTACAATAAATCGCCTGATCTGCCGTTCGATCGTTCCATCAATACCTATCGTGGCTGCGAACATGGCTGCATTTATTGTTTCGCCCGGCCCAGCCATGCCTATCTGGGTCTGTCACCGGGGCTGGATTTTGAAACCCGGCTGATCGCGCGCCCCAATGCTGCTGAGGTGCTGCGCCGTGAGCTGTCGCAGCCGCGCTACCGGGTGGCACCGATCGCCATTGGCACCAATACTGACCCCTATCAGCCTTGCGAACGGGATCTGGGGCTGACGCGCGCCTGTCTTGAGGTGCTGGAGGCTTTCTCGCACCCGGTCGCCATCGTCACCAAGGGCACCCTGATTGAGCGGGATCTGGATATCCTGTCGGCCATGGCGACGCGGGGGCTGGTGCGGGTCGGGATCTCAGTCACCACGCTGGATGCGAATCTGTCACGCCGGATGGAGCCGCGCGCGCCGTCGCCCGCGCGACGGCTTGCTACCATTCGCCGCCTGTCTGATGCGGGTGTCCCGGTGCGGATCATGACATCGCCCATTGTGCCTGGATTGACAGATCATGAGCTGGAGGCGCTGCTGGCCGCGGGAGCAGAGGCGGGCGCGGATGCCGCCAGCTGGATCATGTTGCGACTGCCACGTGAGGTGTCGGAGCTGTGGCAGGAATGGCTTGCCGAACATGTGCCGCTGCGCGCCGAGAAGGTGATGGCCCGGCTGCGCGAAATGCACGGTGGGCGGGATTACGATCCACGCTGGGGGCACCGTATGCGCGGTGAGGGACCCTATGCCGAGGTTATCGCCAATCGGTTCAAGACAGCGTGCAAGCGGCTGGAGTTGCTTCAGAAATCACCTGATTTGCGTCGTGATCTCTTCGCAAAACCTGCTCAGGCCGGCGACCAGCTGGCGCTGTTCTAA
- the purC gene encoding phosphoribosylaminoimidazolesuccinocarboxamide synthase: MARRKKIYEGKAKTLYEGPEPGTIVQYFKDDATAFNAEKRDVIEGKGVLNNLLSEFFMQGLGQIGVPTHFLKRLNMREQLVRSCEIIPLEVIVRNYAAGSISKRLGIDEGTQLPRPIVEYCYKDDGLGDPLVTEEHIAAFGWASQQDMDDILSLALRVNDFLSGVMLAVGIKLVDFKIEIGRIYDGDFQRLVVADEISPDSCRLWDLKTGQKLDKDVFRRDLGNLTDAYTEVARRLGVMPNNPPAGGKPTLVN; the protein is encoded by the coding sequence ATGGCACGTCGCAAGAAGATCTACGAAGGCAAGGCGAAGACACTTTATGAAGGGCCCGAACCGGGCACCATCGTTCAGTACTTCAAGGACGACGCCACCGCTTTCAATGCTGAAAAGCGCGACGTGATCGAAGGCAAGGGTGTGCTCAACAACCTGCTGAGCGAGTTTTTCATGCAAGGTCTGGGCCAGATCGGCGTGCCGACCCATTTCCTGAAACGGCTCAACATGCGCGAGCAGCTGGTCCGCAGCTGTGAAATCATTCCGCTGGAAGTGATTGTGCGCAATTATGCTGCCGGGTCGATCTCTAAACGCCTTGGCATTGATGAGGGCACCCAACTGCCGCGCCCGATCGTGGAATACTGCTACAAGGATGATGGCCTCGGTGATCCGCTGGTCACCGAAGAGCATATCGCGGCCTTTGGCTGGGCCAGCCAGCAGGACATGGACGATATCCTGAGTCTCGCACTGCGGGTCAATGATTTCCTGTCCGGCGTGATGCTGGCGGTTGGGATCAAGCTGGTGGACTTCAAGATCGAAATCGGCCGCATCTATGACGGCGATTTCCAGCGTCTGGTGGTTGCAGATGAGATCAGCCCAGACAGCTGCCGCCTTTGGGATCTGAAAACCGGTCAAAAACTCGACAAGGATGTGTTCCGCCGCGACCTTGGCAACCTGACCGACGCCTACACCGAGGTGGCGCGGCGTCTGGGCGTGATGCCGAACAACCCGCCCGCGGGCGGCAAGCCGACGCTGGTGAACTGA